The proteins below are encoded in one region of Flavobacterium sp. IMCC34852:
- a CDS encoding UDP-glucose--hexose-1-phosphate uridylyltransferase, with the protein MTSFNPNEHPHRRYNPLLDEWILVSPHRAKRPWQGQKETLSEDNRPEHDADCYLCAGNVRANGVKNPDYTDCYVFENDFSALLTTEVNFESKEQSLFQLKPERGINKVVCFSPKHNLTLPEMEVEAIEKVVQTWKEQYLELGSHDFINYVQIFENKGSVMGCSNPHPHGQIWAQSSLPTQIEKTQKSLRAYYEKNKTSLLKDYLDQELKQRDRIVLENDHFAVLVPFWATWPYETIIISKRHFGNIIAMGNEETKSFAEIIKGITVKYDNLFETSFPYSSGIHQAPTDRVSHPEWHFHMHFYPPLLRSATVKKFMVGYEMLGEAQRDISPEQSAKILRDLPNQHYKTKTT; encoded by the coding sequence ATGACATCTTTCAACCCTAACGAACATCCACACCGAAGATACAATCCTTTACTTGACGAATGGATACTGGTTTCGCCTCATCGCGCTAAGCGACCATGGCAAGGCCAAAAGGAAACGCTTTCTGAAGACAATCGTCCTGAACACGACGCAGATTGCTATTTGTGTGCCGGAAATGTTCGTGCCAATGGTGTAAAAAATCCCGATTACACCGATTGCTATGTTTTTGAAAATGACTTTTCGGCTTTGCTTACTACAGAAGTCAATTTTGAAAGTAAAGAACAATCACTTTTTCAATTAAAACCGGAACGCGGTATCAATAAAGTAGTTTGTTTCTCGCCCAAACACAACCTGACTTTACCGGAAATGGAAGTCGAAGCCATCGAGAAAGTAGTCCAAACCTGGAAGGAACAATACCTCGAATTGGGCAGCCACGATTTCATCAATTATGTTCAGATTTTCGAAAACAAAGGCAGCGTTATGGGTTGCAGTAATCCGCATCCGCATGGCCAAATTTGGGCGCAATCTTCCTTACCGACACAAATCGAAAAAACGCAAAAAAGTCTGCGTGCTTATTACGAAAAAAACAAAACCAGTTTATTAAAAGACTATTTAGACCAAGAATTAAAACAACGAGACCGTATTGTTTTGGAGAATGACCATTTTGCGGTTTTAGTACCATTTTGGGCGACTTGGCCTTATGAAACGATTATCATTAGCAAAAGACATTTTGGCAACATCATTGCGATGGGCAATGAAGAGACCAAATCTTTTGCCGAAATCATCAAAGGCATTACCGTGAAATATGACAATCTTTTTGAAACGTCTTTCCCTTATTCTTCCGGCATTCACCAAGCACCGACCGATAGGGTTTCGCATCCGGAATGGCATTTCCACATGCATTTTTATCCGCCATTGTTGCGAAGCGCTACCGTGAAAAAATTCATGGTCGGCTACGAAATGCTCGGCGAAGCGCAACGCGATATTTCTCCGGAACAAAGTGCCAAAATTTTAAGAGACTTACCTAACCAACATTACAAAACTAAAACCACATAG
- a CDS encoding GatB/YqeY domain-containing protein codes for MSLETQIMDEMKNAMRAKDTVALEALRAIKSGIILAKTEAGASDTLSADEEIKLLQRLVKQRKDSASIYTEQGRADLAEPELAQVAVIEKFLPAQLSEAEVEAAVAAIIAEGSFSGMASMGQVMGKASAALAGKTDGKTISTIVKKLLA; via the coding sequence ATGAGTTTAGAAACCCAAATCATGGACGAAATGAAAAACGCCATGAGAGCCAAAGATACGGTTGCTTTAGAAGCGTTAAGAGCGATCAAATCGGGTATCATCTTAGCCAAAACAGAAGCCGGCGCCAGCGATACTTTGTCGGCCGACGAGGAAATCAAATTATTACAACGTTTGGTTAAGCAAAGAAAAGACAGCGCTTCCATTTATACTGAACAAGGAAGAGCCGATTTAGCCGAACCTGAATTAGCCCAAGTAGCCGTAATCGAAAAATTCCTTCCGGCACAATTGTCAGAAGCTGAAGTAGAAGCAGCCGTAGCTGCAATCATTGCAGAAGGAAGTTTTTCAGGTATGGCATCAATGGGTCAAGTTATGGGCAAAGCCTCAGCAGCCTTAGCCGGAAAAACCGATGGCAAAACCATTTCGACTATCGTTAAAAAATTATTAGCATAA
- the galK gene encoding galactokinase: MKKKLIQHTTEHFEKIFQKAPEHIFLSPGRINIIGEHVDYNDGFVMPAAINKYICFAISKNTDTNVTLIAQDLNETYKFDLKDELKPLDKMWVNYILGVLHQLKSKGLTNGFNIVFSSTIPMGAGLSSSAALECGIGYAMNKLFNLSLTKEQIALIGQKSEHTFVGVNCGIMDQFASVFGKKNSVIKLDCNTLAYEYYKADFKKYSLLLLDSNVKHTHLTSGYNVRRQEVEEGLAIIKEHFPQVKTFRDCSEVMILGLKEELGETIFKRCHFVVKEIKRVLDAAKALNDSDFKRLGQLMSETHQGLSKEYEVSCEEIDFLVDAVHHEKTVLGSRMMGGGFGGCSINLVEKGSEKELIEKISTQYRNAFGIELKAYKVKISKGTSLYKD; encoded by the coding sequence ATGAAGAAGAAACTCATCCAACATACCACGGAACATTTTGAAAAAATCTTTCAAAAAGCACCCGAACATATTTTTCTATCGCCGGGAAGAATCAATATCATTGGCGAACACGTTGATTACAATGACGGTTTTGTAATGCCTGCCGCTATCAACAAATACATTTGTTTTGCGATTTCAAAAAACACCGATACTAACGTCACCCTTATTGCCCAAGATCTAAACGAAACCTACAAATTTGACCTAAAAGACGAACTGAAACCTTTAGATAAAATGTGGGTCAACTACATTTTAGGTGTACTACACCAATTGAAAAGCAAAGGGTTAACCAATGGTTTCAACATCGTGTTCAGCAGTACGATTCCCATGGGTGCCGGACTTTCCTCTTCAGCCGCTTTAGAATGTGGTATTGGTTATGCGATGAATAAACTGTTTAATTTGAGTTTAACCAAAGAACAAATTGCACTCATCGGTCAAAAATCAGAACACACTTTTGTGGGCGTGAATTGTGGCATCATGGACCAATTTGCCTCTGTTTTCGGCAAGAAAAACAGCGTCATCAAACTCGATTGCAATACTTTGGCATACGAATATTACAAAGCCGATTTCAAAAAATATTCGTTACTTTTATTGGACAGCAATGTCAAACACACCCATTTGACTTCGGGTTATAATGTCAGAAGACAAGAAGTTGAAGAAGGATTAGCCATTATAAAAGAACATTTTCCACAGGTAAAAACTTTCAGAGATTGTTCGGAAGTAATGATTTTGGGACTCAAAGAGGAATTAGGTGAAACCATTTTCAAACGTTGTCATTTTGTGGTTAAGGAAATCAAACGAGTACTCGATGCAGCAAAGGCTTTGAATGATTCTGATTTTAAAAGATTAGGACAATTAATGTCGGAAACACATCAAGGTTTATCCAAAGAATACGAAGTAAGTTGTGAAGAAATCGATTTTTTAGTCGATGCCGTACATCACGAAAAAACAGTACTCGGCTCAAGAATGATGGGAGGCGGATTTGGCGGTTGTTCCATCAACTTAGTAGAAAAAGGTTCGGAAAAAGAACTCATCGAAAAAATTTCAACGCAATACCGAAACGCTTTCGGCATCGAATTAAAAGCTTACAAAGTAAAAATTTCAAAAGGCACTTCGCTTTACAAAGACTAA
- a CDS encoding zinc-dependent peptidase: MEVIFILLVGLLLLGAFFFFFFMFIMSLLDDIWIALFHRPLYIHLYLKPKKITPEEASFLRQKFPFYQKLSEKRKVYFNHRLATFKETYQFIPRQDFVINQEVQTLIAGTYVMLTFGMRRYLIDSFDKIIIYPEEYYSNHTEEYHKGEFNPKMKAVVFSWKDFTAGYEIENDNLNLGVHEFSHVVHLHSLRSNDGSSLAFRKHYKRLHKEVNHPPNRQRLIDSDYFRIYAFTNQFEFISVIIEHYFETPDEFKTQFPELFSHVSKMLNHKH, from the coding sequence ATGGAAGTTATTTTTATCTTACTGGTTGGTCTGCTTCTTTTAGGTGCTTTTTTCTTCTTCTTTTTTATGTTCATCATGAGTTTGCTGGATGATATTTGGATTGCATTATTTCACAGACCACTCTACATTCATCTTTATTTAAAACCTAAAAAAATAACCCCTGAAGAAGCATCTTTTCTCAGACAAAAGTTTCCTTTCTATCAAAAGCTTTCAGAAAAACGCAAAGTGTATTTTAACCACCGGTTGGCAACTTTTAAAGAAACCTATCAATTTATACCCCGACAAGATTTTGTAATCAACCAAGAAGTACAAACACTTATTGCCGGTACTTATGTGATGCTGACCTTCGGAATGCGCCGTTATCTGATAGATTCTTTTGATAAAATAATCATCTATCCCGAGGAATATTATTCCAACCATACTGAGGAATACCACAAAGGAGAATTCAATCCGAAAATGAAAGCCGTAGTCTTTTCTTGGAAAGATTTTACAGCCGGATACGAAATCGAAAATGACAACCTAAATCTCGGAGTACATGAGTTTTCTCATGTAGTGCATCTTCATAGTTTGCGCAGTAATGATGGTAGTTCACTAGCCTTTCGAAAGCATTACAAAAGGTTGCACAAAGAAGTCAATCATCCGCCTAACCGACAAAGGTTAATCGATTCCGATTACTTCAGGATTTATGCTTTTACCAATCAGTTTGAATTCATATCGGTCATCATTGAGCACTATTTTGAAACACCTGATGAATTTAAAACCCAGTTCCCGGAATTGTTCAGTCATGTTAGTAAAATGCTTAATCACAAGCATTAA
- the ftsA gene encoding cell division protein FtsA has product MEKENIAVGLDIGTTKIVAMIGKKNEYGKLEILGVGKSKSLGVARGVVNNITQTIQSIQQAVLEAENNSGYKINDVVVGIAGQHIRSIQHTDYVIRTNPEEVISGRDIQLLIDQVNKLAMLPGEEIIHVLPQEFKIDGQTEIKEPIGMYGARLEASFHVVVGQASSIRNVGRCIQSSGIELSGLTLEPLASADAVLSQEEKEAGVALIDIGGGTTDLAIFKDGIIRHTAVVPFGGNVITDDIKEGCSIIEKQAELLKVKFGSAWPGENKDNEIVSIPGLRGRDPKEISLKNLSKIIHARVVEIIEQVFTEIKAYGHEDPRKKLIAGIVLTGGGSQLKHIKQLVEYITGMDTRIGYPNEHLAGNSGEEISSPLFATAVGLVMNSIENNSNSAYKIELKEVVAEAPRAIPQQPVFEPKEEVQTAVEQHVETTTESETSEKQIKRSFFDRYVDKIKDFLDNAE; this is encoded by the coding sequence ATGGAAAAAGAGAATATTGCAGTCGGATTAGACATTGGGACAACCAAGATTGTGGCCATGATTGGCAAGAAAAATGAATATGGAAAATTGGAAATTTTGGGTGTCGGAAAATCCAAAAGTCTCGGTGTAGCTCGTGGTGTGGTCAATAACATTACCCAAACCATTCAGTCTATTCAACAAGCAGTTCTTGAAGCAGAAAATAATTCAGGTTACAAAATAAACGATGTAGTGGTAGGCATAGCCGGACAACACATCAGAAGTATTCAACATACTGATTACGTCATCAGAACAAATCCCGAAGAAGTAATCAGCGGAAGAGATATTCAACTGTTAATCGATCAAGTCAATAAATTGGCTATGTTACCGGGTGAAGAAATCATTCACGTATTGCCGCAAGAATTCAAAATCGATGGGCAAACCGAAATCAAAGAACCTATCGGAATGTACGGCGCGCGCCTAGAAGCGAGTTTCCACGTGGTAGTCGGACAAGCGTCTTCTATCAGAAACGTAGGCAGATGTATCCAAAGTTCAGGCATTGAATTGTCGGGATTGACTTTAGAACCTTTAGCTTCAGCCGATGCCGTATTAAGTCAGGAAGAAAAAGAAGCAGGAGTAGCGTTGATTGATATTGGTGGCGGAACAACCGATTTGGCCATTTTCAAAGATGGTATCATTCGTCACACAGCGGTAGTACCATTCGGAGGAAACGTAATAACCGATGACATCAAAGAAGGTTGCTCGATTATTGAAAAGCAAGCAGAATTGTTAAAAGTAAAATTCGGTTCGGCTTGGCCGGGTGAAAATAAAGACAACGAAATTGTATCGATTCCGGGTTTACGCGGCAGAGATCCAAAAGAGATTTCGCTTAAGAATTTATCGAAAATCATTCACGCTAGAGTAGTGGAAATTATCGAGCAGGTTTTCACCGAAATCAAAGCCTATGGACACGAAGATCCGCGCAAAAAATTAATTGCCGGTATCGTTTTGACAGGTGGTGGTTCACAATTGAAACACATCAAACAATTGGTGGAATACATCACGGGAATGGACACCAGAATTGGTTATCCAAACGAACATTTGGCCGGCAATTCGGGCGAAGAAATTTCAAGTCCGTTGTTCGCTACCGCGGTAGGATTGGTAATGAACAGTATCGAAAACAATTCGAACAGTGCTTATAAAATTGAACTGAAAGAAGTAGTGGCCGAAGCACCAAGAGCAATACCGCAACAACCGGTTTTTGAACCCAAAGAAGAAGTTCAAACAGCAGTAGAACAGCATGTTGAAACAACCACTGAGAGCGAAACCTCAGAAAAACAAATCAAGCGCTCGTTTTTTGACCGCTATGTGGATAAGATTAAAGATTTTTTAGATAACGCAGAGTAA
- the galA gene encoding beta-galactosidase GalA: protein MKKIQYHYILALFLIVSFSANAQEKISLDEDWKFHFGHAANPEKDFDYSKTALLHKSNVFATTVVNPKFVDTAWASVNVPHDWVVELPFVNSPQVEMDSHGYKPVGGMYPETSIGWYRKHFTVDKSKSSKRFELQFDGIYRNAEIWINGFYVGTNFSGYVGNSYDVTDYINFEGENVLVVRVDATQYEGWFYEGAGIYRHVWLNITDKIFIPVDGIFVHAEVKGKNAIVNIETTVQNNNLQASNGSVYSYITDRNGKVLAKTAEQKITLGVHKNTTVIQKLNLNNTRLWSLDDPYLYRVISVVKSGNQIVHQTKTRFGIKTVRFDAKKGFFLNEKHLKIQGTNNHQDHAGIGSALPDYMQYYRIKLLKEMGSNSYRASHNAPTPELLDACDSIGMLVLDEQRLLNSSPEYVDQFKRLIKRDRNHPSVFLWSIGNEEQNIQGNDYGKRIAQTLLAIQQDLDPSRTSTYAADMPNVYKGVNEVIPIRGFNYREYAVADYHRDHPNQPLLGTEMGSTVTTRGIYEKDEIRAYVPDQDITHPWWASKAETWWKLAAENDFWLGGYVWTGFDYRGEPTPYKWPNISSHFGIMDVCGFPKNIYYYYQSWWTDKDVLHISPHWNWPEKIGKPIEVWVNSNADEVELFLNGKTLGKKVMPRNSHLKWEVIYEPGTLEAIGYKKGKKITSKVETTGTAYKIILTSDKTILTADGKDATVVNISISDDKGREVPIADNMVKFYLSGDAKIIGVGNGDPSSHEPDKCKDGMWQRSAFNGKCQVIIQAGKTNGSIKLEAKANGLQSASTTITLVK from the coding sequence ATGAAAAAAATACAATACCATTATATTCTTGCGCTCTTTTTAATTGTTAGCTTTTCAGCCAATGCACAAGAAAAAATAAGCCTCGACGAAGACTGGAAGTTCCATTTTGGCCATGCCGCTAATCCGGAAAAAGATTTTGATTACAGCAAAACCGCTTTGCTTCATAAATCCAATGTATTTGCTACCACCGTGGTTAATCCGAAATTTGTAGATACTGCTTGGGCATCCGTAAACGTTCCGCATGATTGGGTTGTCGAACTCCCTTTTGTAAATTCTCCTCAGGTTGAAATGGACAGTCACGGTTACAAACCGGTTGGCGGAATGTATCCTGAAACCAGTATTGGTTGGTATCGCAAACATTTCACCGTAGACAAATCAAAAAGCAGTAAGCGATTCGAACTTCAATTCGATGGCATTTACCGTAATGCTGAAATTTGGATTAACGGGTTTTATGTCGGCACCAATTTTAGCGGCTACGTTGGCAATTCTTATGACGTTACCGATTACATCAATTTCGAAGGCGAAAATGTACTGGTAGTTCGGGTTGATGCCACACAATATGAAGGTTGGTTTTACGAAGGCGCCGGTATCTACCGCCATGTTTGGTTAAACATAACGGATAAAATTTTTATTCCGGTAGATGGTATTTTTGTGCATGCTGAAGTAAAAGGAAAAAATGCCATTGTAAATATCGAAACTACAGTTCAAAACAATAATTTACAAGCATCCAACGGCTCCGTTTACAGTTACATTACTGATAGAAACGGAAAGGTTTTGGCCAAAACTGCTGAACAAAAAATTACTTTAGGCGTTCATAAAAACACCACTGTCATACAAAAATTAAATTTAAACAATACTCGTCTCTGGTCATTAGACGATCCTTATTTGTACCGAGTAATCTCAGTAGTAAAATCCGGAAATCAAATAGTGCATCAAACCAAAACGCGTTTCGGCATCAAAACGGTGCGATTTGATGCCAAAAAAGGTTTCTTTTTAAACGAAAAACACCTCAAAATTCAAGGCACCAACAACCACCAAGACCACGCCGGTATTGGCAGCGCGTTACCGGATTACATGCAATATTATCGCATAAAACTGTTGAAAGAAATGGGTTCAAACAGCTACAGAGCAAGCCATAATGCGCCCACTCCGGAACTTTTGGATGCCTGCGACAGTATAGGTATGCTGGTTTTAGATGAACAACGTTTGTTAAACAGCAGTCCGGAATATGTAGACCAATTCAAACGATTAATCAAACGCGACCGAAACCATCCTTCCGTATTTTTATGGTCTATCGGCAACGAAGAACAAAACATTCAAGGCAATGACTATGGGAAAAGAATTGCCCAAACCCTTTTAGCCATTCAACAAGATTTAGACCCAAGCCGAACCAGTACTTATGCCGCTGACATGCCCAATGTTTATAAAGGCGTAAACGAAGTTATTCCGATTCGTGGTTTCAATTATCGGGAATATGCGGTGGCTGATTACCATAGAGATCATCCGAACCAACCGTTATTGGGAACCGAAATGGGAAGTACGGTAACCACTCGTGGGATTTATGAAAAAGATGAAATCAGAGCCTACGTTCCCGACCAAGACATTACCCATCCGTGGTGGGCCAGCAAAGCCGAAACTTGGTGGAAATTGGCTGCTGAAAATGATTTTTGGTTAGGCGGTTATGTCTGGACCGGATTCGATTATCGCGGTGAACCAACTCCTTATAAATGGCCTAATATCAGTTCGCACTTCGGAATCATGGATGTTTGCGGTTTCCCGAAAAATATTTATTACTACTACCAAAGTTGGTGGACCGATAAAGATGTTTTACACATTTCACCGCATTGGAACTGGCCGGAAAAAATCGGTAAACCAATCGAAGTTTGGGTAAATTCTAATGCTGACGAAGTAGAATTATTTCTAAACGGAAAAACTTTAGGTAAAAAAGTAATGCCGAGAAACAGCCATTTGAAATGGGAAGTAATTTACGAGCCGGGAACACTGGAAGCCATTGGTTACAAAAAAGGAAAAAAAATAACCTCAAAAGTCGAAACCACCGGCACCGCATACAAAATTATATTGACGTCTGACAAAACCATTTTAACCGCCGACGGAAAAGATGCTACCGTAGTCAATATTTCCATCAGTGATGACAAAGGACGCGAAGTACCAATTGCCGATAATATGGTGAAATTTTATCTTTCCGGCGATGCCAAAATCATCGGCGTGGGTAATGGTGACCCAAGTTCGCACGAACCGGACAAATGCAAAGACGGTATGTGGCAAAGAAGCGCGTTCAACGGAAAATGCCAAGTGATTATTCAGGCCGGAAAAACAAACGGTTCTATAAAATTAGAAGCTAAAGCCAATGGACTACAGTCTGCTTCAACTACAATAACATTAGTGAAATAA
- a CDS encoding sodium/sugar symporter: MQTLATQDYIVFFAYFVIIVGYGFWIYNRKKKAQTSSNDYFLAEGSLTWWAIGASLIASNISAEQFIGMSGSGFKMGLAIATYEWMAAATLVIVAIFFMPVYLKNKIFTMPQYLNKRYNSNVAMIMAVFWLLLYVLVNLTSILYLGALAISSISGLNITFCMIFLAFFAVMITLGGMKVIGYTDVIQVFFLILGGLVTTYLALNLVATEFGSEGVINGFNLMREKADDHFHMIFDTSNPNYMDLPGLSVLIGGMLIINLNYWGCNQYITQRALGADLKTARGGILFAAFLKLLMPVIVVLPGIAAFVLYQNGHFQTEMLQDGSVNPDRAYPILLNLLPVGLKGLSFAALTAAIVASLAGKANSIATIFTLDIYKEKINVEADEKKLVNIGKLTIITAMIIAVLVAPFLGIDKKGGFQYIQEYTGFVSPGVFAMFILGFFWKKTTSNAALFATIGGFLMSIVFKFMPAFVDLSFLNPMGFAVQNAEGIYEIPFIDRMGFVFALCVIGMYFISMYENKKGVKPNGLEIDKTMFKMSPSFTVGMLVIVSLLAALYTLFW; this comes from the coding sequence ATGCAAACTTTAGCTACCCAAGATTATATTGTTTTCTTCGCGTATTTCGTCATTATTGTCGGCTACGGATTTTGGATTTACAACCGAAAAAAGAAAGCCCAAACCAGCAGTAACGATTATTTTCTGGCTGAAGGTTCGCTGACTTGGTGGGCGATTGGAGCGTCATTGATTGCGAGTAACATCAGTGCAGAACAATTTATTGGGATGAGCGGCAGCGGTTTCAAAATGGGATTGGCGATAGCGACTTACGAATGGATGGCCGCGGCAACATTGGTCATCGTCGCCATTTTCTTTATGCCGGTGTATTTGAAGAACAAAATTTTCACCATGCCACAATATCTGAATAAGCGATACAACAGTAATGTAGCCATGATTATGGCAGTGTTTTGGTTGTTGCTATATGTCTTGGTCAATCTGACTTCTATTTTATATTTAGGCGCTTTGGCGATTAGCAGTATTTCCGGATTGAACATTACTTTTTGTATGATATTCTTAGCGTTCTTCGCGGTGATGATTACTTTGGGAGGTATGAAAGTGATTGGTTATACTGATGTGATTCAGGTGTTCTTTTTGATTTTGGGTGGATTAGTTACGACGTATTTAGCTTTGAATTTAGTCGCAACCGAATTTGGTTCCGAAGGTGTAATCAACGGATTTAACCTAATGCGGGAAAAAGCCGATGACCATTTCCATATGATATTTGACACTTCAAATCCGAATTACATGGATTTACCAGGATTGTCGGTATTGATTGGCGGTATGTTGATTATCAACTTGAATTATTGGGGTTGCAACCAATACATTACTCAGAGAGCTTTGGGCGCCGATTTAAAAACGGCTCGTGGCGGAATTCTATTCGCGGCTTTCTTGAAATTATTAATGCCTGTCATCGTGGTTTTACCGGGAATCGCCGCATTTGTTTTATACCAAAATGGCCATTTCCAAACTGAGATGTTACAAGACGGCAGTGTAAATCCTGATCGAGCTTATCCTATTTTATTAAACTTATTACCCGTAGGCTTAAAAGGATTGTCCTTTGCCGCTTTAACTGCAGCGATTGTAGCATCCTTAGCCGGAAAAGCCAATAGTATTGCGACCATATTTACCCTAGACATTTATAAAGAAAAGATCAATGTGGAAGCCGATGAGAAAAAGTTAGTCAACATTGGAAAACTAACTATTATAACCGCGATGATCATTGCTGTATTGGTGGCACCGTTTTTAGGCATTGACAAAAAAGGCGGATTTCAATACATCCAAGAATATACCGGTTTTGTGAGTCCGGGTGTGTTTGCGATGTTTATACTAGGTTTCTTTTGGAAAAAAACGACTTCTAACGCGGCACTATTTGCTACCATTGGCGGATTCCTGATGTCAATTGTCTTTAAATTCATGCCGGCGTTTGTCGACTTGTCATTCTTGAACCCGATGGGGTTTGCGGTACAGAATGCCGAGGGTATTTACGAAATTCCGTTTATTGACCGTATGGGATTTGTCTTTGCGCTTTGTGTCATCGGAATGTACTTTATCAGTATGTATGAAAACAAAAAAGGCGTTAAACCAAACGGCTTGGAAATAGACAAAACGATGTTCAAAATGTCACCGAGTTTTACCGTGGGCATGTTGGTTATCGTATCGCTTTTAGCGGCTTTGTATACTTTATTCTGGTAA
- the ftsZ gene encoding cell division protein FtsZ, whose product MISNSEFGSISFDLPKNQSNVIKVIGVGGGGSNAINHMFKQGIKGVDFIVCNTDSQALQNSPVPNKIQLGVNLTEGLGAGANPDVGQQSALESVGDIEKMLDSNTKMVFITAGMGGGTGTGAAPVIAQLAKERDILTVGIVTIPFQFEGKVRSEQALLGVEKLRKQVDSLIVINNNKLREVYGNLGFKAGFSKADEVLATASRGIAEVITHHYTQNIDLKDAKTVLSNSGTAIMGSAVATGDNRAKEAIITALDSPLLNDNKITGAKNVLLLIVSGSNEITIDEIGEINDHIQTEAGYNANIIMGVGEDETLGEAIAVTIIATGFNVEQQNGIVNVESKKIVHALEDDQKLVRDLTQKPVEVFQTIVDTPKAEVKEEKIVFELIEEELEIPTVETPAAAIVNDNELIAMNQFIRNLDVTFEIVSPIKDIDFKVTTPEVKAMEVVEPQNVVEEEQITFTFDMPAATPVFEKVEVVEAVQPIEETKIVFDLSADANEIIVNEAVEFVPVTEVNEGGVIKYSLEEYMELENDLLNSKPVAKTVVEEPIAEELNITMKVETEKPQAVNYFDEVSPVEMTIEETLKHRADERRRKLKEFNYKFHNNPSRIEELEKEPAYKRLGVDLSNNADNNANSRMSLGTDSNDDLQIRTNNSFLHDNVD is encoded by the coding sequence ATGATAAGCAACTCAGAATTTGGAAGCATCTCATTTGATTTGCCAAAGAATCAATCAAATGTGATTAAAGTAATCGGTGTTGGTGGCGGCGGAAGTAACGCTATCAATCACATGTTCAAACAGGGAATCAAAGGTGTAGATTTCATTGTTTGTAATACCGACTCACAAGCACTTCAAAATAGTCCGGTACCCAATAAAATTCAGTTAGGTGTAAACTTAACCGAAGGTCTTGGCGCAGGCGCTAATCCCGATGTAGGACAACAATCCGCATTGGAAAGTGTAGGTGATATCGAGAAAATGTTGGACAGCAATACCAAAATGGTGTTCATCACAGCCGGTATGGGTGGTGGAACCGGAACCGGTGCAGCTCCCGTAATTGCACAATTGGCCAAAGAAAGAGATATTCTTACGGTTGGTATCGTAACCATTCCTTTCCAATTTGAAGGAAAAGTGCGTTCGGAACAAGCGTTGTTGGGCGTAGAAAAATTAAGAAAACAAGTTGATTCTTTGATTGTTATCAATAACAATAAATTAAGAGAGGTTTACGGAAACTTAGGTTTTAAAGCCGGTTTCTCTAAAGCGGATGAAGTGTTGGCTACAGCTTCTCGAGGTATCGCTGAAGTAATTACACACCACTACACCCAAAACATCGACTTAAAGGATGCCAAAACGGTTTTGTCTAATAGCGGCACTGCTATTATGGGTTCTGCTGTGGCTACCGGTGACAACCGCGCCAAAGAAGCCATCATCACCGCCTTGGATTCCCCATTATTAAACGATAATAAAATCACCGGAGCTAAAAACGTATTGTTGCTTATCGTTTCAGGCTCAAACGAAATTACTATCGACGAAATCGGAGAGATCAATGATCACATCCAAACCGAAGCCGGTTATAATGCCAACATCATTATGGGAGTTGGTGAAGATGAAACGTTAGGCGAAGCTATTGCGGTGACTATTATCGCCACGGGTTTTAATGTAGAACAACAAAACGGCATCGTTAATGTAGAATCTAAGAAAATCGTTCACGCTTTAGAAGATGACCAAAAATTGGTGCGCGATTTGACGCAAAAGCCGGTGGAAGTTTTCCAAACCATCGTTGACACACCAAAAGCAGAAGTAAAAGAAGAAAAAATCGTTTTCGAATTAATCGAAGAAGAATTAGAAATACCTACTGTCGAAACTCCGGCCGCTGCTATTGTAAATGACAACGAACTAATCGCGATGAACCAATTCATTCGCAACTTAGACGTGACTTTCGAAATCGTATCGCCTATCAAAGACATCGATTTCAAAGTAACTACTCCGGAAGTAAAAGCCATGGAAGTGGTAGAGCCGCAAAATGTTGTTGAAGAAGAGCAAATCACTTTCACTTTCGATATGCCTGCTGCAACGCCGGTATTCGAAAAAGTAGAAGTAGTTGAAGCCGTTCAACCTATTGAGGAAACCAAAATTGTTTTCGATTTGTCTGCAGACGCTAATGAGATCATAGTGAATGAAGCAGTTGAATTTGTTCCGGTTACCGAAGTCAATGAAGGCGGCGTTATCAAATATTCTTTGGAAGAATACATGGAGTTAGAAAACGACTTGCTCAACTCAAAGCCAGTCGCTAAAACGGTAGTAGAAGAGCCAATTGCCGAAGAGTTAAACATCACCATGAAAGTGGAAACCGAAAAGCCTCAAGCGGTAAACTATTTCGACGAGGTATCTCCGGTGGAAATGACCATCGAAGAAACGTTGAAACACCGTGCCGATGAGCGCAGAAGAAAATTAAAAGAGTTCAATTACAAATTCCACAACAATCCGTCAAGAATTGAGGAATTGGAAAAAGAACCTGCTTATAAAAGATTAGGGGTTGACCTGTCAAACAACGCCGACAATAATGCAAACTCAAGAATGTCATTGGGGACTGATAGTAACGACGATTTACAAATCAGAACCAACAATTCCTTCTTGCACGATAATGTAGATTAG